From a single Thermoanaerobaculia bacterium genomic region:
- a CDS encoding ABC transporter permease, with amino-acid sequence MKRFMMILKVGLQAILRNKLRSALTMLGIIIGVGCVIAMIAIGSGASRSIQSQIQSLGSNFIMIFPGASTQGGAHLFSDQSMLTEDDANAIKADCPSVAYMSPVVRSSGQIVAGESNWGTQIQGVGVEWPLVRTWNTVEGGFFTDSDVRASAKVCVLGGTVADNLFPAGGAVGQTVRIKNVPFKVDGVLEKKGGSMMGDQDDLVVVPYTTAMKRLTGKNKLNVIYVSATSVQTVAQAQSEVEALLRQRHHLGPGQDSDFTMRSQQEFAAMSEQSSKTLSMLLASAAAISLLVGGIGIMNIMLVSVTERTREIGIRMAIGAKGSHVLVQFLMEAITLAVFGGLIGVGLGVGASTVVSKKANLPVHIAPESILLAFGFAAAIGIFFGFYPARKASRLDPIDALRYE; translated from the coding sequence ATGAAGCGGTTCATGATGATCCTGAAGGTCGGCCTGCAGGCGATCCTGCGCAACAAGCTCCGGTCCGCGCTGACGATGCTCGGGATCATCATCGGCGTGGGTTGCGTGATCGCGATGATCGCGATCGGCTCCGGAGCGTCCCGGTCGATCCAGTCCCAGATCCAGTCGCTGGGGTCGAACTTCATCATGATCTTCCCCGGGGCCTCGACCCAGGGGGGCGCGCACCTCTTCAGCGACCAGTCGATGCTGACGGAGGACGACGCCAACGCGATCAAGGCGGACTGTCCGTCGGTCGCGTACATGTCCCCCGTCGTTCGTTCGAGCGGGCAGATCGTCGCGGGAGAGTCGAACTGGGGAACGCAGATCCAGGGAGTCGGCGTGGAGTGGCCTCTGGTTCGCACCTGGAACACCGTCGAAGGCGGTTTCTTCACCGATTCCGACGTCCGCGCTTCCGCAAAGGTATGCGTCCTCGGCGGGACCGTGGCCGACAATCTCTTCCCGGCCGGCGGAGCGGTCGGGCAGACGGTGCGGATCAAGAACGTTCCCTTCAAGGTCGACGGCGTGCTCGAGAAGAAGGGCGGCTCCATGATGGGCGACCAGGACGACCTGGTCGTCGTGCCGTACACGACCGCGATGAAGAGGCTCACCGGGAAGAACAAGCTGAACGTGATCTACGTGTCGGCGACGTCGGTCCAGACCGTCGCGCAAGCCCAGAGCGAAGTCGAGGCCCTTCTCCGGCAGCGCCACCATCTCGGGCCCGGTCAGGACTCGGATTTCACGATGCGTTCGCAGCAGGAATTCGCCGCGATGTCGGAGCAATCGTCCAAGACCCTGTCGATGCTCCTCGCCTCCGCCGCGGCGATCTCCCTTCTCGTGGGCGGGATCGGCATCATGAACATCATGCTCGTCTCGGTCACCGAGCGGACGCGCGAAATCGGGATCCGGATGGCGATCGGCGCGAAGGGGAGCCACGTGCTGGTCCAGTTCCTCATGGAAGCGATCACCCTGGCGGTCTTCGGAGGCCTCATCGGCGTGGGGCTCGGCGTCGGAGCGTCGACGGTCGTCTCGAAGAAGGCGAATCTCCCCGTTCACATCGCTCCGGAATCGATCCTGCTGGCGTTCGGGTTCGCGGCGGCGATCGGGATCTTCTTCGGGTTCTACCCGGCGCGGAAGGCCTCGCGTCTCGATCCCATCGACGCGCTGCGGTACGAGTAG
- a CDS encoding ABC transporter ATP-binding protein, whose product MAREVIRVSDLVKIYRMGDVEVRALDGVSLAVAEGEFVAVMGSSGSGKSTFMNIIGCLDRPTSGRYWLDGEDVSELSRDERAEIRNAKIGFVFQSFNLLSRTSALENVELPLLYARDTHAADHRAEKARRCLAMVGLTGREHHLPNQLSGGQQQRVAIARAMINDPAIVLADEPTGNLDSRTSEDVMAVFQALNARGKTIVLITHEPDIAQFARRTVVFKDGRVLSDGPVDQRRAVAAETAAAGGTT is encoded by the coding sequence ATGGCGCGGGAAGTCATCCGCGTCTCCGATCTGGTGAAGATCTATCGCATGGGCGACGTCGAGGTGCGGGCCCTGGACGGCGTCTCCCTGGCGGTCGCCGAAGGGGAGTTCGTCGCGGTGATGGGCTCTTCCGGTTCCGGCAAGTCGACGTTCATGAACATCATCGGATGCCTCGACCGGCCGACCTCGGGGAGGTACTGGCTCGACGGCGAGGACGTCTCGGAGCTCTCGCGCGACGAGCGCGCGGAGATCCGGAACGCGAAAATCGGGTTCGTCTTCCAGTCCTTCAATCTCCTCTCGCGGACCTCGGCCCTCGAGAACGTGGAGCTCCCGCTCCTCTACGCGCGCGACACGCACGCGGCCGATCACCGGGCGGAGAAGGCGCGGCGCTGTCTCGCGATGGTGGGGCTCACGGGGCGGGAACACCACCTCCCGAACCAGCTCTCCGGGGGCCAGCAGCAGCGGGTGGCGATCGCCCGCGCGATGATCAACGATCCGGCGATCGTGCTCGCCGACGAGCCGACGGGAAACCTCGACTCGCGCACGTCGGAAGACGTCATGGCGGTGTTCCAGGCGCTCAACGCCCGGGGCAAGACGATCGTCCTCATCACCCACGAGCCGGACATCGCCCAGTTCGCCCGCCGGACCGTGGTCTTCAAGGACGGCCGCGTCCTTTCGGACGGGCCGGTCGATCAGAGGCGGGCCGTCGCCGCCGAGACGGCGGCCGCCGGAGGAACGACATGA